The following DNA comes from Hyphococcus flavus.
GTGACGCGGCTCATCTTGAGGTTCGCGTATTTGGATGTGCACGTCATTACGCGTTACGTCTTCTTGAATGATCACATGGTCTGTGCCGTCCGGCACGGCGGCGCCCGTGAAAATTCGCACCGCCTCCCCTTTATCGACCATGCCGCTATAGGGCGCGCCTGCGGGCGCCTCACCAATTACTGTCAGGGTTGCGCCAACCGATGCATCCGCAAAACGCACGGCATAACCGTCCATGGCGGAAGCAGCGAATGGCGGCTGCGTGATTTGCGCGGAAACATCTTTCGCAGCAATCCTGCCCGGCAAAGCTTCAAGCGGAACTGTTTCAGGTTCTAAGCGCTCAGTGTTTTCGAGAATTGCAGAAATCGCTTCATCAACGCTCAGCATTTTACTTGCCACGGTTAAAGTCACCAGACTTGCCGCCGGATTTTTCGACAAGCTCCACCCCTTCAATGGTCATCGACTTATCAACTGCCTTGGCCATATCATAAACCGTGAGACAAGCAGTCATCACGGCTGTCAACGCTTCCATCTCAACGCCAGTTTTGCCGGTTGTTTTGACCTCAGCAGTGACAACAAATGCGAATTTTTTTTCGTCCGGTTCAACACGAACCGACAGTCCGGTGATCGGCAGAGGATGACACAATGGGATTAAACTGCTTGTCTGTTTTGCGCCCATGACCCCTGCAAGCTCGGCGATGCTGGCCACATCGCCTTTTTTGACGCCTGCACGGACCTTATCAAAAGACTCTTTCGAAAAGACGACACGGCCGCGCGCAACGGCGCGGCGTTCAGTGTCGGATTTCGCGCTCACATCGACCATGCGCGCCCGGCCCTGTTCATCGAAATGAGTGAGATTGTCAGCCATCTATCGTTCCATCAGGCGCGGCATGATTTCAACGAAGTTGCATGGCCTGTGACGAATGTCGAGCTGATAAGAAAGCACTTTATCCCACCCGTCTTTCACGGCGCCGTTCGACCCCGGCAAACAAAATATAAACGTGCCTTTCGCAACGCCGGCGCATGCGCGCGACTGCAAAGTTGATAACCCGATACTGTCAAAACTGACCTTATGAAAGACGGCTGAAAAACCGTCTATGGTTTTTTCGAATAGCGGCATCAGCGCTTCAGGCGTGACGTCACGGCCCGTCAGGCCCGTACCGCCGGTGGAAATCACGACATCAACAGATTCATCATCGATCCAGTCTCGAACCTTTTCCTGTATGGCCTTTACGTCGTCACGCACGATGGTCCGGCCCGCCAGTTCGTGGCCCGCTTCCTTTATCCGCGCCGCCAGCAAGTCGCCTGACGTGTCGTCTTTTTCCGTGCGCGTATCGGAGACGGTCAGCACGGCAATGCGAACCGGAACGAATTCAAGGGACTCATTAATGCCGGGCATGCCTAGTTATCCTCTCGCCAGCGTCCGACGTCCTTATAGTCCTGATCACGCGGCTCGATCCATGCTTCGCCATTTTTTCGGACTTCCTTTTTCCAGAACATGGCTTCAGTTTTCAGATAATCCATCAAAAAATCCGCAGCTTCGAAAGCATCCCGGCGATGAGCTGACGCGACACAAACCATGACAATCGGTTCGCCAGGTGTAAGGCGTCCCACCCGATGAATGATCAGCACCTCATCAATATTCCAGCGTGACTTGGCCTGTTGCTCGATTTCTGAGATGGATTTCTCCGTGACGCCAGGGAAGTGTTCAAGCACAAGCGCTGTGACATCGTCACTCTCTGCTTTCCCACGCACCTTACCAAGAAAACTGACGACGGCACCTGCGCCTTTTGCGGCGCTTTCAAACGATGAAAGTTCAGCGCCGGGGTCAAATGGTTCCTCGCACACTCGTATCATTTTTCTAGCCGCCGCTGACCGGGGGCAAGAAAGCGACCTCGTCACGATCCGAAACCGCTGTTCCCGAATCCGCCATTTTTTCGTTAATGATGACGCGAACAGAACTTTCTTTCAGTGCTGCTGACAGAACTGTATCGTCCTCTCCAATAGTATCGATCAGGTCGGAGACCGTGTGCGTTCTGGAGGGAAGCATGACATTGCGCTCGCGAGCGCCCGCAAGATCGCTTAGCTTTCCGAAAAACAAAACGCGCGCCATGTCAGCCGCCCGTCATGGACATGTGCCGGGAAACCGCCGGCGCCGATCCGCGTTCCGAAATATCGAACGCATGGCGCTCAGGCTTGTTCAGCATCGCCTGGTCAAGAGCATCGCCAAGCGCAGCATCCGGCTCGTCGCTCCGCAATGCGCTACGCAGATCGATCCGGTCCGAATGGCCAAGGCACATATAGATCTGGCCGGTACAGGTAACGCGCACGCGGTTACAGCCAGCGCAGAAATTGTTGGTAAGCGGCGTGATCATGCCGAGAACGCCGCCAGTCTCTTCAATACGGGCATATCGCGCCGGTCCGCCAGTGCGCATATCAATCGGCGTCAATGTCCACTGGCGTTGAAGGCGATCCTGCACAGCGGTCAGCGGCAGATACTGATCGACACGGTCTACTTCAATTTCACCGAGCGGCATCACCTCGATCAGCGTCAGGTCCATGCCGCGACCGTGAGCCCATTCAATCATTGCGGGGATTTCGTGCTCATTAACGCCTTTCAGCGCCACTGTGTTGATTTTAACTTTCAAGCCTGCGTTCTGCGCAGCATCAAGGCCTTTTAAAACTTTCGACAGCGCATTACGACGCGTCAGATTTTCGAACTGTCTATCATCAAGCGTATCAAGAGAAACATTGATGCGCCTGACGCCCAGAGATTTAAGCACATCCGCGTGATGAGAAAGCTGCGTGGCGTTGGTTGTCAGCGTCAATTCTTCGAGCTCGCCTGCCTCCAGCCGCTGTCCAAGCCGCGCCATCAACGTCATGATATCCCGGCGCACGAGAGGCTCGCCGCCAGTGATGCGGATTTTCTTTACCCCGCGATCAATAAACGCGCCTGCCAGCCTCTCAAGCTCTTCGAGACTCAACACGTCCCGCTTTGGCAGGAACGTCATATGCTCCGCCATGCAATAGGTGCATCGCAAATCGCAGCGGTCCGTCACCGATAATCGCAAATAGGTTATCTGGCGGCCGAATGTGTCTTTAAGCGAATTCAATGACATGAGACTGACAATATCATGCACTTGCCAGCGGTCGCAAACCGTTCATCACGCTAGGCCAACCACTTGTCCGGTCTCATCCAGCCCTATTTCCAGCGCCGCCGGTTTTCGCGGCAGACCCGGCATCACCATTATGTCTCCGCAGATGGCCACGATGAACCCGGCCCCGGCGGAAAGGCGTGCTTCGCGCACCTCCAGCGTGTGCCCTGTGGGTGCGCCGACCAGTTTCGCATCAGTAGAAAAACTGTACTGCGTTTTGGCGATGCAGACCGGCAGATTGCCGTAGCCGAGATCTTCGAATTCTTTAAGACTACGCGCCGCGCCGGCATGAAATTCAACACGCTCAGCGCGATAGACTTCGCCGGCGATCGTTTCAATCTTCTTCTTAAGCGGAATGTCATCAGGGTATATTGTAGCTACGTCAGGCGACGGTTTTTCAAGCTGTTCGACAACCGCTTTCGCCAGTTCGATAGCGCCCTCACCGCCCTTCGCCCAATGTTTTGCGATAGCGGGTGTCACCCCCTGCTCCGCGCAAATGCGTTGTACAACGCCGATTTCGTCATCTGAGTCTTTGACAAAATGATTGATCGCAACCACGGGCGTCACGCCATATTTTTTCAAATTTTCAATATGCCGGATAAGATTAACGCTGCCTCGCTCAACAGCTTCAGCGTCGGGCGTGCCTAGATCACTTTTGGCGATGCCACCCTGCATCTTGAGCGCGCGGACGGTGCAGACAAGAACGACGACATCGGGGCGCAGGCCAGACTGACGGCATTTGATATCGAGAAATTTCTCCGCGCCCAGATCAGCGCCAAAACCGGCCTCGGTCACCACGATGTCTGCGAGTTTAAGCGCCGTTTGCGTCGCCATCACGGAATTACAGCCGTGAGCGATGTTTGCGAACGGTCCGCCATGGATGAACGCAGGATTATGCTCAATCGTCTGTACGAGATTGGGTTGCAGCGCATCTTTTAAGAGAACCGCCATGGCGCCGTCAGCGCCAATATCGCGCGCCGTCACCGGCGTCTTGTCATAACGCCGGGCGATGATGATGTCGCCAAGCCTTCGCTGCAAATCTTTAAGGTCCGTAGCAAGGCAGAAAATCGCCATGATTTCCGACGCCACAGTAATGTCGAAGCCGCTCTCACGCGGCACGCCATGGGCCGGCCCGCCAAGACCGACAACAATATTGCGCAGCGCCCGATCATTCATATCGACAACACGACGCCAGTTCACACGGCGCGGATCAATATTCTGTTCGTTGCCCCAATGTATGTGATTGTCCACAAGCGCCGCCAACAGGCTGTGTGCGGAAGTGATGGCGTGAAAATCACCGTTAAAATGAAGATTGATGTCTTCCATAGGGATGACTTGCGCGCGTCCGCCGCCCGCGGCGCCGCCCTTCATGCCAAAACAAGGGCCCAGCGACGGTTCACGCAGGCACACCATGGCGTTTTGACCAATTTTGTTGAGACCATCTGTCAGGCCGACGCTGGTGGTTGTTTTTCCTTCGCCGGCTGGCGTCGGCGTCACGGCAGTCATCAATACCAGTTTGCCGGACTTTTTGTCCTTTAGGCTTGAGATGTGATCGAGCGAAACTTTTGCCTTGTGGTGACCATAAGGAATGAGCGCTTCCGGCGGGACGCCTAACCTATCTTTGGCGAGATCCAGGATCGGCCGCATTGTTGCGGCGCGCGCGATTTCAATGTCTGGCGCCCCCGGCGCAGGCAAGTTGTCTTTTGTCATGGCTTATCTCATCGGCAGTAACGCCGCCCTCTCAATGTTTGTTTTTGATAGCTACTGCGTAACTTCGACGAAACTTTCCCCTTCACGGCAGTATAATGAAATGTTCGCTTCGCCCGCTTTACGGATAGCAAACGCTGTCGGTCCCGAAACAGAAGCGACAGCGGCAACACCGACACGCGCAGACTTTTCTATGATTTCGTAAGAGCAGCGGCTGGACATCAGCACAAACCCGTTTTGCAAATCCGTGTTGTCGCGCACCAGCGCTCCTAAAAGCTTGTCGAGCGCATTATGCCGGCCGACATCTTCACGTGCGAGCACAATGGCTCCATTTAAGTCCGCCCAGGCGGCGCCATGCACGGTTCTCGTAGCAGTATTAAGCGGTTGATGATCTTTCAGCGCTTGCAAAGCCGCTGACAGCGCCTTTCGGTCTACTGTTAGTGTCTTGTTCCTGACTTTAGGCAACGGTTCGAAAAAAGTCTCCGCGTTTTCAAGGCCGCAGACGCCGCAACCGGCGCGACCGACAAGGTTTCGCCGCTGCTGGCGCAGGTCGAGTCTTTCCAGCTTTTCAGGCTCTATCGATAGATGCAACTCTATGCCGCGTTCCGATTGATGAATGTCAACGGCAGAAATCTCATCCACCGCATCAACAACACGTTCGGTAAGTGAAAAACCAACGGCAAAGTCCTCCATGTCGGAAGGGGTCGCCAGCATTACCGCATAATTGCGCCGATTATAGACAAAAGCGACAGGCGTTTCTTCGGGAACTGACCAGTTGCCGTTGGTGACTTTGACCGTTCGCTCGCATGGAGGCGGCGCGCCCGTGGTGGAGATTTTAGCCATAGAAACCAAACCCCGCTCACCCCGACGCAAGTCGGGGTCCAGCTGAGAAAATAACGCCGGGCGAAGCCCGACATGCTTGGCTTGACTGGATCCCGGCTTTCGCCGGGAAGAGCGGTTGAAAAGCCATCATTCCGCAGGCTCGGCGACGCCAGCATCAAGGATACGGCGCAAATCCGGGGTAGTCGCTTCGTAGGTCTCCTGCCATTCGGACTTGTGATTCGCTGGAGCAACTTCAACCGCGGTAACTTTATATTCGGGACAGCTTGTCGCCCAATCGGAATTTTCCGTCGTCACCACATTTACGCCGGTCACGGGATGATGGAATGTCGTATAAACGACACCCGGGGCCATACGCTCGGAAATCACGGCTTTGAGCGTGATCTCTCCCTTGCGGCTGCGAATTGACACCCAATGACCGTCGTAGATTCCGCGCGCTTCGGCATCAGCAGGGTGAATTTCCAAAACGTCTTCTTCATGCCAATCACTGTTATGGGTGCGCCGCGTCTGCGCGCCGACATTATACTGTGAGAGGATCCGCCCGGTCGTCAGGATCAGTGGAAACTTGCGATTTGTTTTCTCTGTTGTCGGCACATATTCTGTCGGTACGAAATTACCCTTGCCGCGAACGAACTTATCGATATGCATGATCGGTGTGCCGTCAGGCGCCGCGTCATTACACGGCCATTGAACGCTTCCCTTTTGATCAAGAAACTGATGCGAGACATTGGCGAAGGTCGGTGTCAGTGCTGCGATTTCGTCCATAATCTCCGCGGCGTTATTGAAATTCATTTCCGCATAACCGAGCGCATTGCTCAGCATTTGCGTCGCTTCCCACTCCTCAATGCCCACTTGCGAGCGCATGGCTGGCCGCACGCGATTAATGCGCCGTTCGGCATTGATGAAACAGCCGTCTTTTTCAAGAAACGACGTGCCCGGAAAGAAAACATGGGCGAAACGCGCCGTCTCGTTTAGGAAAAGATCCTGCACGATGATGACATCCATGGCCTTAAGGGCTGCTTCCACATGCTGCGTGTTCGGGTCGGACTGGGCGATGTCTTCGCCCTGCACATAAAGACCCTTGAAGCCGCCAGCACATGCCTCATCAAACATGTTGGGGATGCGATAGCCAGGCTCCGCATCCTGGGGGCGGCCCCAGGCTTTTTCGAAAAGATCGCGGACCGATTCATCCGACACGTGGCGATAGGCCGAGAACTCATGAGGAAACGACCCCATGTCGCACGAGCCCTGCACGTTGTTCTGACCGCGTAGCGGATTCACGCCGACGCCGCGTCTGCCAATATTGCCCGTCGCCATTGCCAGGTTCGCCATGCCCATGACCATGGTCGAACCTTGAGAGTGTTCGGTAACACCGAGCCCGTAATAGATCGCTGCATTGCCGCCGCTGGCGTAAAGTCGCGCCGCCGCACGAATATCTT
Coding sequences within:
- the moaA gene encoding GTP 3',8-cyclase MoaA; this translates as MSLNSLKDTFGRQITYLRLSVTDRCDLRCTYCMAEHMTFLPKRDVLSLEELERLAGAFIDRGVKKIRITGGEPLVRRDIMTLMARLGQRLEAGELEELTLTTNATQLSHHADVLKSLGVRRINVSLDTLDDRQFENLTRRNALSKVLKGLDAAQNAGLKVKINTVALKGVNEHEIPAMIEWAHGRGMDLTLIEVMPLGEIEVDRVDQYLPLTAVQDRLQRQWTLTPIDMRTGGPARYARIEETGGVLGMITPLTNNFCAGCNRVRVTCTGQIYMCLGHSDRIDLRSALRSDEPDAALGDALDQAMLNKPERHAFDISERGSAPAVSRHMSMTGG
- a CDS encoding MoaD/ThiS family protein, coding for MARVLFFGKLSDLAGARERNVMLPSRTHTVSDLIDTIGEDDTVLSAALKESSVRVIINEKMADSGTAVSDRDEVAFLPPVSGG
- a CDS encoding molybdenum cofactor biosynthesis protein MoaE gives rise to the protein MIRVCEEPFDPGAELSSFESAAKGAGAVVSFLGKVRGKAESDDVTALVLEHFPGVTEKSISEIEQQAKSRWNIDEVLIIHRVGRLTPGEPIVMVCVASAHRRDAFEAADFLMDYLKTEAMFWKKEVRKNGEAWIEPRDQDYKDVGRWREDN
- the moaC gene encoding cyclic pyranopterin monophosphate synthase MoaC — protein: MADNLTHFDEQGRARMVDVSAKSDTERRAVARGRVVFSKESFDKVRAGVKKGDVASIAELAGVMGAKQTSSLIPLCHPLPITGLSVRVEPDEKKFAFVVTAEVKTTGKTGVEMEALTAVMTACLTVYDMAKAVDKSMTIEGVELVEKSGGKSGDFNRGK
- the fdhD gene encoding formate dehydrogenase accessory sulfurtransferase FdhD, with protein sequence MAKISTTGAPPPCERTVKVTNGNWSVPEETPVAFVYNRRNYAVMLATPSDMEDFAVGFSLTERVVDAVDEISAVDIHQSERGIELHLSIEPEKLERLDLRQQRRNLVGRAGCGVCGLENAETFFEPLPKVRNKTLTVDRKALSAALQALKDHQPLNTATRTVHGAAWADLNGAIVLAREDVGRHNALDKLLGALVRDNTDLQNGFVLMSSRCSYEIIEKSARVGVAAVASVSGPTAFAIRKAGEANISLYCREGESFVEVTQ
- a CDS encoding formate--tetrahydrofolate ligase, whose protein sequence is MTKDNLPAPGAPDIEIARAATMRPILDLAKDRLGVPPEALIPYGHHKAKVSLDHISSLKDKKSGKLVLMTAVTPTPAGEGKTTTSVGLTDGLNKIGQNAMVCLREPSLGPCFGMKGGAAGGGRAQVIPMEDINLHFNGDFHAITSAHSLLAALVDNHIHWGNEQNIDPRRVNWRRVVDMNDRALRNIVVGLGGPAHGVPRESGFDITVASEIMAIFCLATDLKDLQRRLGDIIIARRYDKTPVTARDIGADGAMAVLLKDALQPNLVQTIEHNPAFIHGGPFANIAHGCNSVMATQTALKLADIVVTEAGFGADLGAEKFLDIKCRQSGLRPDVVVLVCTVRALKMQGGIAKSDLGTPDAEAVERGSVNLIRHIENLKKYGVTPVVAINHFVKDSDDEIGVVQRICAEQGVTPAIAKHWAKGGEGAIELAKAVVEQLEKPSPDVATIYPDDIPLKKKIETIAGEVYRAERVEFHAGAARSLKEFEDLGYGNLPVCIAKTQYSFSTDAKLVGAPTGHTLEVREARLSAGAGFIVAICGDIMVMPGLPRKPAALEIGLDETGQVVGLA
- the moaB gene encoding molybdenum cofactor biosynthesis protein B; its protein translation is MPGINESLEFVPVRIAVLTVSDTRTEKDDTSGDLLAARIKEAGHELAGRTIVRDDVKAIQEKVRDWIDDESVDVVISTGGTGLTGRDVTPEALMPLFEKTIDGFSAVFHKVSFDSIGLSTLQSRACAGVAKGTFIFCLPGSNGAVKDGWDKVLSYQLDIRHRPCNFVEIMPRLMER